In Topomyia yanbarensis strain Yona2022 chromosome 2, ASM3024719v1, whole genome shotgun sequence, one DNA window encodes the following:
- the LOC131680139 gene encoding uncharacterized protein LOC131680139, producing MSLNELIDGQKVEVVSHPTLNITHGVVYDIDTKDMSNEELLDELKGQGVAAVRRITKLHEGVVSNTPLVVISFSGSTLPDYIYLGLVRTSIRPYYPSPMLCYRCGKFGHGTRVCPNKETCLNCSLNHPSAKDNPCTQVSKCINCSGEHSTRAKECPKYMEEVAIIKAKVSLNLSFPEARALITQKRKGPSYAEQTQKGTESKDNEKDSTIARLKAELIRLKGEKSNPPKDDRDEEISNLKHHLAEAVRQLRIAKQQLTEVTKENSRANTSPKVEQGNVNKLNPTTTISTECNVVAAKQQRDPRLRDERKQQRNRSRAGEGDKSRSPIGNKTEPAPPKQQRTTRANSRNNSPSLSGHLNISDTETTQNSMPQASFVMSD from the coding sequence ATGAGTTTGAACGAGCTGATCGACGGGCAAAAAGTTGAGGTGGTTTCTCACCCCACTCTCAACATTACTCATGGTGTCGTTTACGATATCGATACCAAAGACATGAGCAACGAAGAACTTCTTGACGAGCTGAAAGGTCAAGGAGTCGCAGCAGTGCGTAGGATCACCAAGCTGCACGAAGGAGTAGTGAGCAATACCCCTCTGGTGGTGATATCGTTTAGTGGCTCAACCCTCCCCGACTACATTTACCTCGGATTGGTACGCACTAGCATCCGGCCCTACTACCCGTCCCCCATGCTGTGCTACCGCTGTGGCAAATTCGGGCATGGCACTAGGGTGTGCCCCAACAAGGAAACTTGCTTGAACTGCAGCCTGAACCACCCATCAGCCAAAGATAACCCATGCACCCAAGTCTCAAAGTGTATAAACTGCAGCGGAGAGCACTCAACAAGAGCAAAAGAGTGCCCCAAATACATGGAAGAGGTAGCCATCATTAAAGCGAAAGTTTCCCTaaacctttccttccccgaagcAAGAGctctaataacacaaaagcgCAAAGGACCAAGTTACGCTGAACAAACCCAGAAAGGCACGGAATCGAAAGACAACGAGAAAGATTCCACTATCGCTAGACTGAAGGCGGAGCTTATTAGGCTAAAGGGCGAAAAGAGCAATCCGCCAAAAGATGACCGGGACGAAGAGATATCAAACCTCAAACACCACCTAGCGGAGGCCGTTCGCCAGCTTAGAATTGCCAAGCAACAACTCACCGAGGTAACGAAAGAAAATAGCAGAGCTAACACTTCACCGAAAGTAGAGCAGGGAAACGTCAACAAACTAAACCCGACCACCACGATATCGACCGAATGTAACGTAGTAGCCGCGAAACAACAGCGAGACCCCCGACTTCGTGACGAACGAAAGCAACAAAGAAATCGTAGCCGAGCAGGCGAAGGGGATAAATCCCGAAGCCCTATCGGAAACAAAACAGAGCCAGCACCACCGAAACAACAACGGACAACCCGCGCGAATTCCCGCAACAACAGCCCTTCACTATCCGGACATTTGAACATCTCAGACACCGAAACGACGCAAAACTCCATGCCCCAAGCGTCTTTCGTAATGTCCGACTAG